One window from the genome of Erwinia pyri encodes:
- the gapS1 gene encoding GapS1 family protein, producing the protein MYPQIKTRNNYGNKVDAIRKKLNRYSNKSFLEMLYVHFQSLRKPENGLISNFPWCCFLALKWKYTGNVNKNPTDINQQQFNSIINRIYELQSDASDLQKTEGIELELRRMIIGQVFYQSSFHSCMHSLVRQYQWHCECDSPWFRKTFLAQTGLKLEDYYTISFYLLTIVINIKETESTCINVRDLIVPLYPYFGEGLLRKYISLLSLRETELAGFFSGYSAERQHVSEYFEETPLLRKPFLMENNFLVTLSKNLLLSSFSSIVPMVLKEHNSGQYKDKLGPLVERYLESYIRQAFPYLVTEEDITLIYRDNNIENVMVDYLLREGDGYVFIDSKAIEPHRAVKTSVDPIHLKGKLKSSFEHGIIQAQGCCNQINTIEKRAPSEKDSIIIVVNQDHFISSGTFLNNNISPGLYLEIKSKYGYLPVALERVYYLTVDELEYLIDVCKDKKIAITDIIDKASSDDAVIHKRKMNFGMHLASYSPANLADRQPVRTGVLALIHKIGEIKKCSSGFWDGQLDKYLKILHSLTAR; encoded by the coding sequence GTGTATCCGCAGATCAAAACACGTAACAATTATGGCAATAAGGTTGATGCGATCAGAAAAAAATTAAACAGGTACTCAAATAAGTCATTTTTAGAGATGCTTTATGTTCATTTTCAGTCACTGCGTAAACCAGAAAATGGCCTAATATCAAACTTTCCATGGTGCTGCTTCCTGGCATTAAAATGGAAATATACAGGTAACGTCAATAAAAACCCCACTGACATAAACCAGCAACAATTCAACTCGATTATTAACAGGATATATGAGCTGCAGTCGGATGCTTCGGATTTGCAAAAAACAGAAGGTATTGAACTTGAATTAAGAAGAATGATTATTGGTCAGGTTTTCTATCAATCTTCGTTTCACTCCTGTATGCATTCTCTGGTAAGACAATACCAGTGGCACTGTGAATGTGATTCCCCTTGGTTCAGGAAGACCTTTCTTGCACAGACAGGTCTGAAGCTTGAAGACTATTATACAATTTCTTTTTACTTGCTGACGATTGTTATAAATATTAAAGAAACTGAATCTACATGTATTAATGTGAGAGATTTGATAGTGCCACTTTATCCGTATTTTGGCGAAGGTCTGCTAAGGAAATATATCTCGTTGTTATCATTACGGGAGACAGAGCTAGCAGGTTTTTTTAGTGGATACAGCGCTGAAAGACAACATGTTTCTGAATATTTCGAAGAGACTCCACTATTAAGGAAGCCTTTTCTTATGGAAAATAACTTTCTAGTTACTTTGTCAAAAAACCTTCTTCTAAGCTCGTTTTCCTCAATCGTTCCTATGGTGCTGAAAGAACATAACTCTGGTCAATATAAAGATAAGCTTGGTCCCTTGGTGGAACGTTATCTGGAAAGCTACATTCGTCAGGCATTTCCTTATCTGGTTACGGAGGAAGATATCACTTTGATTTATCGCGATAATAATATTGAGAACGTCATGGTAGATTATCTGTTGCGCGAAGGAGACGGTTATGTTTTTATTGATTCCAAGGCTATTGAACCCCATAGGGCGGTTAAGACATCTGTCGACCCAATTCATCTTAAGGGTAAGCTAAAATCAAGTTTTGAACATGGCATTATTCAGGCTCAGGGTTGTTGCAACCAGATCAATACTATAGAAAAAAGAGCCCCTTCAGAGAAAGATTCTATTATCATAGTTGTTAACCAAGATCATTTTATTTCTTCCGGGACTTTCTTAAATAATAATATATCTCCAGGATTATATTTAGAAATAAAGAGTAAGTACGGATATCTTCCTGTTGCCCTGGAAAGGGTTTATTACCTTACTGTTGATGAATTAGAGTATTTAATAGACGTGTGCAAAGATAAAAAAATAGCAATCACAGATATTATAGATAAAGCTTCATCTGATGATGCAGTTATTCATAAAAGAAAAATGAATTTTGGAATGCATCTGGCATCTTACTCGCCTGCTAATTTGGCAGACAGACAACCCGTTCGAACCGGTGTATTAGCTTTGATACACAAAATAGGCGAAATTAAGAAATGCTCATCGGGATTTTGGGATGGTCAACTGGATAAATATCTTAAAATTCTTCACTCCCTGACGGCACGTTAG
- a CDS encoding KTSC domain-containing protein, with translation MDLLLTRKPVISSSLKSVGYDQKISTLEISFTHGQINQYFGGRSHVHRALMNADSKKQFFEEISDAPSLVET, from the coding sequence GTGGATCTTCTTTTGACGCGTAAACCAGTCATATCTTCCAGCCTGAAATCTGTCGGGTACGATCAGAAAATATCCACGCTTGAAATTTCCTTCACGCATGGACAAATCAACCAGTACTTTGGTGGCAGGTCTCATGTTCATCGGGCACTTATGAATGCTGATTCAAAAAAACAATTCTTCGAGGAAATATCAGACGCTCCTTCACTTGTAGAAACATAG
- a CDS encoding winged helix-turn-helix transcriptional regulator, translating to MSLKMRKKVEPLPGCPMSKCTALLGGLWTPELIWSLSNGPRRFSELRRDTPTISAKVLSGRLRELEGRGVIRRNVLATSPPSVEYELTSLGQELLPVITSIVEVGSRLLLRDAARET from the coding sequence ATGAGCTTGAAGATGCGAAAGAAGGTTGAACCATTACCCGGCTGCCCCATGTCAAAATGCACGGCCTTACTTGGTGGCCTTTGGACACCCGAGCTCATCTGGAGCTTGAGCAATGGTCCACGTCGATTTTCGGAATTGCGGCGCGACACGCCGACTATTTCGGCAAAGGTGTTGAGTGGCCGGTTGCGTGAGCTTGAGGGACGAGGCGTGATCCGGCGTAACGTCTTAGCGACCTCGCCGCCATCTGTTGAATACGAATTAACATCACTCGGACAGGAACTACTGCCGGTGATCACCTCTATTGTGGAGGTCGGGTCACGCCTGTTACTCCGCGACGCTGCTCGTGAGACCTAA
- a CDS encoding SDR family oxidoreductase codes for MYAITGATGQLGRLVIDALLATVPAEQIVAAVRNPAKARDLAERGVIVREADYTRPETLTTALNGVDKLLLISSTEVAGRLPLHRAVIDAAQRAGVSLLAYTSMLHADTSPARLAIEHRQTEEVIAASGLPAVILRNGWYAENHLMALPAVLEHGAFVGAAKEGHFSSAARKDYAEAAAVVLTTDDHAGKTYELAADLAFTLTELAAEVSRQSSRNVVYNDLVKEAYVSVLTGIGLPADLADLLADADVAASRGALFDDGGTLSRLIGHPTTSLDSLIAAALHR; via the coding sequence ATGTATGCAATAACTGGAGCAACGGGGCAACTAGGTCGCCTTGTGATCGACGCATTATTGGCAACCGTTCCGGCCGAACAAATTGTCGCGGCAGTGAGAAATCCCGCAAAGGCACGCGATCTCGCCGAGCGTGGTGTGATAGTGCGCGAGGCGGACTATACGCGGCCTGAAACGCTCACAACAGCATTGAACGGTGTCGACAAACTTCTGCTGATCTCTTCCACCGAAGTCGCCGGTCGCCTGCCATTACACCGCGCGGTTATCGATGCGGCCCAGCGTGCCGGCGTTTCGTTGCTTGCTTATACGAGCATGCTGCATGCCGATACGTCGCCCGCTAGGCTCGCGATCGAGCACCGGCAGACGGAAGAGGTCATCGCGGCCTCAGGCCTCCCCGCCGTCATCCTTCGCAACGGCTGGTACGCCGAAAACCATTTGATGGCGCTCCCGGCAGTGCTGGAGCATGGTGCCTTTGTCGGTGCCGCAAAGGAGGGGCATTTTTCCTCTGCCGCGCGCAAGGATTATGCTGAGGCTGCAGCTGTGGTACTGACGACCGACGACCACGCGGGAAAAACATACGAGTTAGCTGCCGATCTTGCCTTCACACTCACTGAACTGGCCGCCGAAGTCTCCCGGCAGTCGTCCAGGAACGTTGTCTATAACGATCTTGTGAAAGAAGCTTATGTGAGTGTGCTGACAGGCATTGGTCTGCCAGCCGACCTGGCTGATCTTCTGGCCGATGCGGACGTTGCCGCCTCACGGGGAGCACTGTTTGACGATGGAGGCACCCTGTCGCGACTGATTGGTCACCCAACGACCTCGCTGGATAGCCTGATTGCAGCCGCATTACATCGTTAA
- a CDS encoding tyrosine-type recombinase/integrase, which translates to MTISPWNKSRIIGQKRPLQISHTWGIRIRLELEGKVRDLALFNMALDSKLRGCDLVKLKVSDVAYGHSVSGRATVLQQKTGSPVQFELTKGTREAVAAWIIRSSDYLFQSRVGSSRYISTRQYNRIFHGWIETLGLDETLYSTHSMRRTKPYLIYKKMKNIRVIQLLLDHKKLESTVRYLGIEVDDALEISESIEV; encoded by the coding sequence ATGACAATATCCCCCTGGAACAAAAGCCGCATTATTGGCCAGAAGCGACCTCTTCAGATCTCTCATACCTGGGGAATTCGTATCCGCCTGGAGCTGGAAGGAAAAGTCCGCGATCTGGCTCTGTTTAACATGGCTCTGGACAGTAAACTTCGGGGCTGTGATCTGGTTAAGTTAAAAGTTTCTGATGTGGCCTATGGACACTCTGTTTCGGGCAGAGCGACAGTGCTGCAGCAAAAAACGGGCAGCCCTGTTCAGTTTGAGCTGACTAAGGGAACCAGAGAGGCTGTAGCCGCATGGATCATACGTAGTAGCGACTATCTTTTCCAGTCCCGCGTTGGTTCTTCACGGTACATTTCAACCAGACAATATAATCGTATTTTTCATGGATGGATTGAGACGCTGGGACTCGATGAAACGCTCTACAGTACCCATTCCATGCGCAGAACCAAGCCATATCTGATCTATAAAAAAATGAAGAATATTAGAGTGATCCAGTTACTTTTGGACCACAAAAAACTCGAAAGCACCGTACGTTATCTAGGTATTGAAGTAGATGATGCTCTGGAGATATCAGAGTCGATTGAAGTCTAA